A part of Chanos chanos chromosome 9, fChaCha1.1, whole genome shotgun sequence genomic DNA contains:
- the hyal3 gene encoding hyaluronidase-3, whose protein sequence is MPKRFSSHLYCLFLFFSSSLTLDDLFLNHTDLDKAARTGSVPKKHAFSVVWNMPTARCMKRYGVHLPLSQYSIIHNRKQKFLGQNMSIFYQRRLGLYPYITRDGASVNGGLPQLGDLKKHLQLAEKQIRTLLGGNFRGLAVVDWEAWRPIWGRNFGAKQVYQTLSEDLVWQNHPEWSLEKVKSVARAEFEQEARSFMSETLRLGVRLHPSGLWGYYGFPGCYNNNGQTKRTYTGQCHPGTEQRNDRLAWLWQQSTALFPSIYVHRRLAGHNNARLMVRHRVLEALRVASQHALGSQALPVLPYTRLAFTHTLQFLNQTDLENTLGECAALGTQGVVFWGSLSFARSKHQCILLREYITSVLGLYVDSLRRGVQRCSESVCHGNGRCARRDPLSDHMIPLVDPGSKPVHELRSAFRCVCFKHWSGEWCDQTL, encoded by the exons ATGCCCAAGAGGTTCTCCTCTCATCTGTactgcctctttctcttcttctcctcctcactgaccctgGATGACTTGTTTCTCAATCACACCGACCTTGATAAGGCAGCGAGGACGGGGTCTGTCCCCAAGAAGCATGCTTTCTCCGTGGTGTGGAACATGCCCACTGCCCGTTGTATGAAACGATATGGAGTACATTTGCCTCTGAGCCAGTACAGTATTATACACAACCGAAAACAGAAATTCCTGGGTCAGAACATGAGCATATTTTACCAGCGTCGCCTTGGCCTGTATCCGTACATCACCCGCGATGGGGCTAGTGTGAACGGTGGCCTCCCTCAACTGGGAGACTTGAAGAAACACCTCCAGTTAGCAGAGAAGCAGATCCGCACGCTCTTGGGGGGAAATTTCCGTGGTCTGGCTGTGGTGGATTGGGAGGCGTGGCGACCCATATGGGGGCGTAACTTTGGCGCTAAGCAGGTGTACCAAACACTGTCTGAAGACCTAGTTTGGCAGAACCATCCGGAATGGTCATTGGAAAAAGTGAAATCGGTCGCAAGGGCAGAGTTTGAGCAAGAAGCGAGGTCGTTTATGTCGGAGACGCTGCGTCTCGGAGTGCGTCTGCACCCGTCGGGGCTTTGGGGCTACTACGGCTTCCCGGGTTGCTATAACAACAACGGGCAAACCAAGCGTACTTATACTGGGCAGTGCCACCCTGGCACAGAACAAAGGAATGACAGGTTGGCATGGCTATGGCAGCAATCCACTGCTCTTTTTCCAAGTATATACGTACATAGACGACTAGCAGGGCACAACAATGCCAGGCTTATGGTACGTCACAGAGTGCTGGAGGCCCTCAGAGTTGcatcccagcatgcactgggcTCTCAAGCTCTCCCTGTGCTTCCCTACACCAGGctggccttcacacacacactgcaattcTTGAACCag acAGACCTAGAGAACACACTTGGTGAATGTGCAGCACTAGGGACTCAGGGCGTGGTTTTTTGGGGAAGCCTGAGTTTCgccaggtcaaag CACCAGTGTATTCTGCTGAGGGAGTACATTACTTCGGTTTTGGGGCTGTACGTGGACTCTCTGAGGAGGGGCGTACAGCGCTGCAGCGAGTCAGTGTGTCACGGGAACGGACGCTGCGCCAGACGTGACCCGCTCTCCGATCACATGATCCCTCTCGTTGACCCCGGCAGCAAACCCGTCCACGAGCTACGCTCAGCATTccgctgtgtgtgtttcaaacacTGGAGCGGAGAATGGTGTGATCAAACACTTTAG
- the naa80 gene encoding N-alpha-acetyltransferase 80 has translation MSMINLAQSSTYLADRTEKKDRSNISPLLRPVSNLRAFRQVELRCDGELRVVPLHEHWDQLEACAELLNEQWKRSIGARVHSLKQSCHEFPVCLLLMEGGRGQSRLLGHARLSRVLGSRSLFVESVVVSSAKRGKGYGRALMEGVENYARGRGCTRLCLTTHDKQHFYAHLGFVLSTPVQNVGALASFMPMELLHKFCRTSENQGESARLASRPVSKTPNQGQPTALAPSSNALLPPPPPPPPPALSLSSPLLPPPPPPPVAPPPPPPPPAPSLSSPPPPPPPPAPSLSSPPPPPPPPAPSLSSPPPPPLQPQSWTPVVQTLEQTPYTDNRGLPIFWMHKDI, from the exons ATGTCGATGATAAATCTGGCACAATCATCAACGTATCTGGCGGacaggacagagaagaaagatCGGAGTAACAT TTCGCCTTTGCTCCGTCCCGTGTCTAATTTACGGGCTTTCCGACAAGTCGAGTTAAG GTGCGATGGCGAGTTGCGTGTGGTGCCGCTGCATGAACACTGGGACCAGCTGGAGGCGTGTGCCGAACTGTTAAACGAACAGTGGAAAAGGAGCATTGGTGCCCGTGTGCATTCCCTTAAACAATCCTGCCATGAGTTCCCTGTCTGCCTGCTTCTTATGGAAGGAGGGCGTGGCCAAAGTAGACTGCTGGGCCACGCCCGTCTGTCTCGCGTGCTGGGCAGCCGAAGCCTGTTCGTGGAGTCGGTGGTGGTTTCGAGCGCGAAGCGCGGGAAGGGGTACGGCAGAGCCCTGATGGAGGGGGTGGAGAACTACGCCCGTGGCAGGGGCTGTACGCGTCTGTGTCTGACGACCCATGACAAGCAGCACTTTTATGCACACCTGGGCTTTGTGTTGTCTACTCCAGTGCAGAATGTTGGAGCTTTGGCCTCGTTCATGCCCATGGAGCTTCTACACAAGTTCTGCAGGACGTCAGAGAACCAAGGGGAATCTGCCAGATTGGCGTCTAGGCCTGTCTCAAAAACACCCAACCAAGGCCAACCTACTGCTCTCGCTCCATCTTCAAATGCTTTACtacctcctccccctcctcctcctccacctgctctctctctgtcctctccactTCTGCCtcccccaccacctcctcctgttgctcctccaccacctcctccccctcctgctccttctctttcctcccctccaccaccacctccccctcctgctccttctctttcctcccctccaccacctcctcctcctcctgctccttctctttcctcccctccaccacctcctctccaGCCTCAGTCTTGGACTCCAGTAGTTCAGACACTGGAGCAGACTCcatacacagacaacagagGTTTGCCCATCTTCTGGATGCACAAGGATATCTAA